The proteins below are encoded in one region of Festucalex cinctus isolate MCC-2025b chromosome 2, RoL_Fcin_1.0, whole genome shotgun sequence:
- the stk11ip gene encoding serine/threonine-protein kinase 11-interacting protein: MSRTSDGQSSLVISLATLLRNNGELVLGGSSTLTLPATSLQQLNRLFEQHLQSRNQQHGFLALPSHPADTASLLQLQFLFDVLQKTISFKLINPSSTKLQSGVKIFPFKSLKCLELKNIPPHCLEGLRGVYSQLEVFICSKSLSSPEELLSLCGGDLSSALPWLELHTLNFSYNFIVCLDQSLSLLNVLKSLDLSHNKIQECAEFLKPLSELEHLNLGYNCLQRAPTLSISARVKLLTLILRNNELETINGVEQLASLQHLDLAYNLLLEHSQLAPLSLLHCLNTLNLEGNPMYFQRTHRTCTVGHLSPKAVSLKLKLDGIPLSSSELTVLPKAGQLIVHVQSSPPAELEQSLAADASSGAGELSDSLSVGEVRVSRTRKKKSRVRVRRASISEPSDTDYQAVSSAQDIVLPHQEDIERMSSFREQLGEDWLRYQHHLDVDAAPPAKTVNGSETLSNSLVTPSEVLPPPLNSSEPRVPMPEAEAELETESTLQWPSQSPQHTESTLEDTPVDGQAADQFRSPAPALDSRKSASANSKEAEHEEDLGVDQCLPLLVGVLSDKEEEDERSPDGARKEEVFLRVKPSHLLEVDVQSGQERCRLELDCLASVDATQAAWTHRETKAMFPAVEIKFDYIVKKKRRRCYVLLDDDPQQALKDLLDVLSPVAEANRRRQAGLLPGCVHLQCLRCGSEFMEARGRARRSTRPVMLPEGVDEQDGEELMECDEGNCDNCPECGSDHLIQLVGQSFPYSSTPIQQPLMAGNEELKVNTSISSNPEESASTAITEEPTFFTAQENSFRIGEIGADSFSLSYNADCQSKEDLAGSYRYDAICATPPGIQHSGIVDSTGDLELLSEAFEAVDHRLKLFLDVDVFEEEEELSCFLKTSLVRFGEPEEFPSLVVVSDKRIYVLEVTSGDSKGQLSDWLQQRDRHPILELSHLEVGLGSQSIHMAFEEGGEGGVAYTLLVRDSVRCKRFFGLLTGIVREMAHRSDSKLRSITTTRLDPQHHLWPLVCEDIQTDVEDGQLQFCYILAFLLQESAWTPTSVLATRETLYLLSEDHQWGKSAKRPTTPDGPPEASSGSFSVVETLPISCVSSLHLWPDERRQMDVKLYDETQKEEKTWHMRSESSELLQALLAWIRTQWEAMFGVRLHTTVHGKQM; encoded by the exons ATGTCTCGTACTTCTGACGGCCAGTCCTCGCTTGTTATTAGCTTGGCAACACTCCTCCGAAATAATG GCGAGTTAGTGCTCGGAGGTAGCAGCACGCTGACCCTGCCAGCGACGAGCTTGCAGCAGCTCAACCGACTGTTTGAGCAGCACTTGCAGTCCAGGAATCAGCAGCACGGCTTCTTGGCCCTGCCGTCGCATCCAGCTGACACCGCATCCTTGCTGCAACTGCAGTTCCTCTTTGACGTCCTGCAGAAGACAATCTCCTTTAAG CTCATCAACCCATCAAGCACAAAACTCCAGTCCGGGGTGAAGATATTCCCTTTCAAGTCTTTAAAGTGTTTGGAG CTGAAGAATATCCCCCCACACTGTCTGGAGGGGCTCCGAGGAGTTTATTCCCAGTTGGAGGTCTTCATCTGCTCAAAGAGCCTCAGCTCCCCGGAG GAGCTGCTCTCCCTGTGCGGCGGTGACCTCAGCTCCGCGCTGCCGTGGCTGGAGCTGCACACCCTCAACTTCAGCTACAACTTCATTGTCTGCCTCGACCAGTCTTTG AGTCTCCTGAATGTCCTGAAGTCTTTGGATTTAAGTCACAACAAGATTCAGGAGTGTGCAGAATTTTTAAAG CCTTTGAGTGAACTGGAACATTTGAATCTGGGGTACAACTGCCTGCAGAGGGCGCCGACGCTTAGCATAAGCGCCAGGGTCAAACTGCTCACGCTCATCCTCAGGAACAATGAACTGGAGACTATAAATG GTGTGGAGCAGTTGGCATCGCTCCAGCACTTAGACCTGGCCTATAATCTTCTGCTGGAGCATTCGCAACTGGCCCCGCTTTCCTTGCTTCACTGCCTGAACACG TTGAACCTGGAGGGCAACCCGATGTACTTTCAGCGGACTCATCGCACGTGTACTGTTGGACATCTCTCGCCAAAGGCTGTCAGCCTCAAa CTTAAACTGGATGGCATCCCGCTCTCCTCTTCCGAGTTAACT GTTCTGCCCAAAGCGGGACAACTGATTGTCCACGTCCAGTCGTCTCCTCCGGCAGAGTTGGAACAAAGTCTTGCAGCGGATGCGTCGAGCGGGGCCGGAGAGCTCAGCGATAGTCTCTCAGTGGGGGAAGTGCGAGTCTCACGCACTCGCAAAAAGAAGTCCCGG GTTCGAGTGCGGCGAGCGAGTATCTCTGAGCCCAGTGATACCGACTACCAGGCGGTGTCCTCTGCACAGG ATATCGTCCTTCCGCACCAAGAGGACATTGAGCGCATGTCCAGTTTCCGAGAGCAGCTGGGCGAGGACTGGCTGCGGTACCAGCACCACCTCGACGTAGACGCAGCGCCTCCTGCCAAGACGGTTAATGGTTCGGAAACGCTCTCCAACAGCCTTGTCACCCCGTCGGAGGTCCTTCCTCCGCCTCTTAACTCATCCGAGCCAAGGGTGCCCATGCCAGAGGCAGAGGCAGAACTGGAGACCGAGTCCACGTTGCAGTGGCCCAGTCAGAGTCCTCAGCACACCGAGTCCACTTTGGAAGACACTCCGGTGGACGGACAGGCAGCAGACCAGTTCCGTTCACCCGCACCCGCTTTGGACTCCCGCAAGTCGGCGAGTGCCAATTCCAAGGAGGCAGAACACGAGGAAGACCTGGGAG TGGACCAGTGTCTGCCACTTCTGGTGGGCGTCTTATCGGAcaaagaagaggaagacgaaCGGAGTCCGGATGGGGCGAGGAAGGAGGAGGTGTTTCTGCGTGTCAAGCCGAGCCATTTGCTTGAGGTGGACGTGCAGTCTGGCCAGGAGAGATGTCGCCTGGAGCTGGACTGCCTGGCCAGCGTGGACGCCACACAAGCGGCGTGGACCCACAGG GAGACCAAAGCAATGTTTCCAGCTGTGGAGATCAAGTTTGATTATATcgtgaagaaaaagaggcggaGATGTTACGTCCTTCTAGATGATGACCCGCAGCAGGCCCTCAAG GATCTGCTTGATGTGCTGTCACCTGTGGCGGAGGCCAACCGCCGTCGTCAAGCGGGTCTTCTGCCAGGCTGCGTTCATTTGCAGTGCCTCCGTTGCGGGTCAGAGTTCATGGAAGCCAGAGGTCGAGCCAGGAGGAGTACAAGGCCCGTCATGTTGCCAGAGGGCGTCGATGAGCAGGACGGCGAGGAGTTGATGGAATGCGATGAGG gaaaCTGCGACAACTGTCCGGAATGTGGAAGCGACCACTTGATCCAGCTCGTTGGCCAGTCATTTCCTTACAGCAGTACGCCAATCCAACAGCCATTAATGGCAGGCAATGAAGAGTTGAAG GTGAACACGAGTATTAGCAGTAATCCTGAGGAAAGTGCCTCGACCGCCATCACAGAGGAGCCCACTTTTTTCACCGCACAGGAGAACTCATTCCGCATTGGGGAGATCGGTGCGGACTCTTTCTCCCTGTCCTACAATGCCGACTGCCAGAGCAAGGAGGATCTGGCTGGCAGCTACCGCTACGATGCCATCTGTGCCACACCGCCTGGCATCCAGCATTCAGGAATAGTCGACTCCACCG GTGACTTAGAGCTACTGAGCGAGGCCTTTGAGGCCGTCGACCATCGGCTGAAACTTTTCTTGGACGTGGATGTCttcgaagaggaagaggagctcAGTTGTTTCCTCAAG ACGTCACTTGTGAGGTTTGGGGAACCGGAAGAGTTTCCATCGCTGGTGGTGGTGTCAGACAAAAGAATCTATGTCCTTGAAGTTACATCGGGAGACAG CAAAGGGCAGCTCTCCGATTGGCTCCAACAGCGTGACCGCCACCCAATCTTAGAGCTCAGCCACCTGGAGGTGGGGCTTGGCTCTCAGAGCATCCACATGGCATTTGAGGAGGGGGGAGAAGGCGGTGTGGCCTACACCCTCCTGGTGCGCGACAGTGTTCGCTGCAAACGCTTCTTTGGCCTGTTGACAG GAATTGTGCGTGAGATGGCACACCGGTCGGACAGCAAACTGAGGTCGATCACCACCACCAGACTCGATCCTCAGCACCATCTCTG GCCTCTGGTGTGTGAAGACATCCAAACAGATGTGGAGGACGGCCAGCTGCAGTTTTGCTACATTCTGGCCTTTTTGCTGCAAG AAAGCGCGTGGACGCCGACGAGCGTGCTGGCGACCCGAGAGACGCTGTATCTGCTGAGTGAGGATCACCAGTGGGGGAAGAGCGCAAAGCGGCCGACGACGCCCGACGGCCCCCCGGAGGCGAGCAGCGGGAGCTTCTCCGTCGTGGAGACGCTGCCCATCAGCTGCGTCAGCTCGCTCCACCTGTGGCCCGACGAGCGGCGCCAGATGGACGTCAAACTCTACGACGAG ACCCAGAAAGAGGAGAAGACCTGGCACATGCGCTCGGAGAGTTCGGAGCTCCTGCAGGCGCTGCTGGCGTGGATCCGAACGCAGTGGGAGGCCATGTTTGGCGTTCGGCTGCACACAACTGTGCACGGCAAACAAATGTAA